A window of the Bacteroides thetaiotaomicron VPI-5482 genome harbors these coding sequences:
- a CDS encoding S28 family serine protease has translation MKHIRIPLFVWFSIVLLIAVAPVSLSAQESFIQKIEKNKSVSGIKLLDTSRFPEKYVMYLTQPLDHRHPEKGSFRQRVIVGHVGYDRPTVIVTEGYGAGYALRPTYREELSELFDANMIFVEHRYFLESTPEPCDWQYLTAENSAEDLHAVTTAFKTLYPGKWISTGISKGGQTSLLYRVFFPDDVDVSVPYVAPLCYAREDGRHEPFLRRVGTEADRKKIEDFQLEVLKRKARLLPRFEKMCTEKNYTFRAPLEEIYDFCVLEYSFSIWQWGTDIRSIPETSASDDTLLDHLLAISGPSYFIVDSPTLSFFVQAARELGYYGYDIAPFKPYLSIKTSKDYLRRLMLPEDMRKMKFDKTLSNKIVRFLKKNDPKMIFIYGQNDPWTAAGVTWLKNKKNIHVFVEPGGSHLARIGTMSEDQKQKVMSLLRGWLEE, from the coding sequence ATGAAACACATTCGGATACCTCTTTTCGTATGGTTCTCAATCGTGCTGCTGATCGCAGTTGCGCCCGTCTCATTGTCGGCGCAGGAATCGTTTATTCAGAAGATCGAAAAAAATAAGTCCGTCAGCGGAATAAAGTTGCTCGACACCAGCCGCTTCCCGGAAAAGTATGTAATGTACCTGACTCAGCCGCTGGATCATCGACATCCCGAAAAGGGAAGTTTCCGCCAGCGGGTGATTGTGGGACACGTCGGTTATGACCGTCCCACAGTGATTGTCACTGAAGGATATGGGGCAGGGTATGCTTTGCGCCCCACTTATCGGGAAGAACTTTCTGAATTGTTCGATGCCAATATGATCTTTGTGGAGCATCGCTACTTTCTCGAATCCACTCCCGAACCGTGCGACTGGCAATACCTGACCGCAGAGAATTCTGCCGAGGATTTGCATGCCGTGACAACCGCTTTCAAGACTTTATATCCTGGCAAATGGATCAGTACGGGGATCAGCAAGGGTGGGCAGACCTCCTTATTATACCGTGTTTTCTTCCCCGACGATGTGGATGTTTCCGTGCCTTATGTTGCTCCTCTTTGTTATGCGCGTGAAGACGGTCGGCACGAACCTTTCCTCCGCCGGGTAGGTACGGAAGCCGATAGGAAAAAAATAGAAGATTTCCAGTTGGAAGTATTGAAGCGAAAGGCTCGTTTGTTGCCCCGTTTTGAAAAAATGTGTACTGAAAAGAACTATACATTCCGCGCTCCTCTGGAAGAAATATACGATTTCTGTGTGCTGGAATACTCTTTCTCTATCTGGCAATGGGGAACGGATATCCGTAGTATACCGGAAACCTCGGCTTCTGACGATACACTGCTGGATCATTTGCTGGCAATCAGCGGACCTTCTTATTTTATAGTAGACAGCCCGACTCTTTCTTTCTTCGTGCAGGCTGCCCGCGAATTGGGGTATTATGGATACGATATCGCTCCTTTTAAACCTTACCTTTCTATAAAGACCAGCAAGGATTATCTGAGAAGACTGATGTTGCCGGAAGATATGCGGAAGATGAAATTCGATAAGACATTGAGCAATAAGATTGTGCGGTTCTTGAAGAAGAACGATCCGAAGATGATTTTTATCTATGGTCAGAATGATCCCTGGACAGCTGCCGGAGTAACATGGCTGAAGAATAAAAAGAATATTCATGTTTTTGTAGAGCCGGGAGGCAGTCATCTTGCACGCATCGGTACAATGTCCGAAGATCAGAAGCAGAAAGTGATGTCTCTTCTTAGAGGGTGGCTTGAAGAATGA
- a CDS encoding winged helix DNA-binding protein, whose amino-acid sequence MKTICVMRDVFKAMARFEDAFEKVYQVSLNEAMILCALQEASPNNMTATSLSKRTELTPSHASKMLRILEEKELIVRTLGEEDRRLMQFHLSQSGKKLVRQLALEKVEIPELLKPLFESVDS is encoded by the coding sequence ATGAAGACAATATGTGTAATGCGCGATGTATTCAAAGCAATGGCAAGATTTGAAGATGCATTTGAAAAAGTGTATCAGGTATCATTAAATGAAGCGATGATATTATGTGCCCTGCAAGAAGCCTCGCCCAATAATATGACGGCCACGAGCCTGTCCAAACGAACGGAGCTGACACCCTCGCACGCTTCAAAGATGCTCCGGATTCTGGAAGAAAAAGAACTGATTGTCAGAACACTCGGAGAAGAGGACCGGAGACTGATGCAGTTCCATCTCAGTCAGAGCGGTAAAAAACTAGTCCGACAATTAGCACTTGAAAAAGTGGAAATACCGGAATTACTGAAACCGCTATTCGAATCGGTAGATTCCTAA